A genomic segment from Dermatobacter hominis encodes:
- a CDS encoding amidohydrolase family protein, with protein sequence MADTSTLVYPTGGLGAPKDRSPGAPVDLGLPAGFEVFSADDHISLADDIWYEGFPERLRDQAPRVMQVDGGWVLGSNGTTFLPPAFIEVLNQYDPVPGSHTGDIDARLAALDAEGVTSELAFPNAILALLMWPDKEVRELCFRIYNEYLAGVQERSGGRIWGVGLINWWDAEGAARTLDELTSLGIRTFLMPLNPGKGDDGKPLDYASDAMDGVWSAIEDSGVPVSHHIGETTPGIPSQHNTLGVGMLQSVAPFREVFAKYVLGGILDRHPALQVGWFEGGINWVPSALQDAEHIAASFAHLHDHELQHPVQHYWEAHMTASFMVDPLGLEQIDRIGVTRAMWSSDFPHNESTYGYTPEVLASVVAQVGPEAAEAILGDNVRSFLGLGEAAGDGVRDRSPRDAR encoded by the coding sequence GTGGCCGACACCAGCACGCTCGTGTATCCGACCGGGGGCCTCGGCGCGCCCAAGGACCGCAGCCCGGGAGCACCCGTCGACCTCGGCCTGCCCGCCGGGTTCGAGGTGTTCTCGGCCGACGACCACATCAGCCTGGCCGACGACATCTGGTACGAGGGCTTCCCGGAGCGCCTCCGCGACCAGGCGCCGCGCGTGATGCAGGTCGACGGCGGCTGGGTCCTCGGCTCGAACGGGACGACCTTCCTGCCGCCGGCGTTCATCGAGGTCCTCAACCAGTACGACCCGGTGCCGGGCTCGCACACGGGCGACATCGACGCCCGCCTCGCCGCCCTCGACGCCGAGGGCGTGACCTCCGAGCTGGCGTTCCCGAACGCGATCCTCGCCCTGCTCATGTGGCCCGACAAGGAGGTCCGGGAGCTGTGCTTCCGGATCTACAACGAGTACCTGGCCGGCGTGCAGGAGCGGTCCGGCGGGCGCATCTGGGGCGTCGGGCTCATCAACTGGTGGGACGCCGAGGGCGCCGCCCGCACGCTCGACGAGCTCACCTCGCTCGGCATCCGCACGTTCCTGATGCCGCTCAACCCGGGCAAGGGCGACGACGGCAAGCCGCTCGACTACGCCAGCGACGCCATGGACGGCGTCTGGTCCGCGATCGAGGACTCCGGCGTGCCCGTCTCGCACCACATCGGTGAGACCACGCCGGGGATCCCGAGCCAGCACAACACGCTGGGCGTCGGGATGCTGCAGTCGGTGGCGCCGTTCCGGGAGGTGTTCGCCAAGTACGTCCTCGGTGGCATCCTCGACCGCCACCCCGCGCTGCAGGTGGGCTGGTTCGAGGGCGGCATCAACTGGGTCCCCTCCGCGCTGCAGGACGCCGAGCACATCGCCGCGTCGTTCGCGCACCTCCACGACCACGAGCTGCAGCACCCGGTCCAGCACTACTGGGAGGCGCACATGACCGCCTCGTTCATGGTCGACCCGCTCGGCCTCGAGCAGATCGACCGCATCGGCGTGACCCGGGCCATGTGGTCCTCGGACTTCCCGCACAACGAGAGCACCTACGGCTACACGCCCGAGGTGCTCGCGTCGGTCGTCGCCCAGGTCGGGCCCGAGGCCGCAGAGGCGATCCTCGGCGACAACGTGCGGTCCTTCCTCGGGCTCGGCGAGGCGGCGGGCGACGGGGTCCGGGACCGCAGCCCTCGGGACGCCCGCTGA
- a CDS encoding enoyl-CoA hydratase/isomerase family protein — protein MSDIPAPEEIVRYEKDVANRIATITFDRPDRLNAPTIGARRRYGDLIFKASLDDDVKVLVIRGEGDDLGSGADLDELMAKREGDAALREEFGVEDDDDITMPPPRNYRNGASLVQWYADPRAGCRSLQDFKKISILEVKGYCYGWHFYQAADADLVVSSDDALFGHAAFRYVGYAPRMWQWATLMGLRKFQEMVFTGRPFTAAEMAELNFINSVVPRDQLEDETAKYAMACANNLPTDTVFAQKVFFEIMKQHQGEHMGSLISAWLESMRGPLKPDADRSVIGLDRETMESGLNNAVKGNDRNFPPEWRLSKSGREQPE, from the coding sequence GTGAGCGACATCCCCGCACCCGAGGAGATCGTCCGGTACGAGAAGGACGTGGCGAACAGGATCGCCACGATCACGTTCGACCGGCCGGACCGCCTCAACGCCCCGACCATCGGCGCCCGCCGCCGCTACGGCGACCTCATCTTCAAGGCCAGCCTCGACGACGACGTCAAGGTCCTGGTGATCCGGGGCGAGGGCGACGACCTCGGGTCCGGCGCCGACCTCGACGAGCTCATGGCCAAGCGGGAGGGCGACGCCGCGCTGCGCGAGGAGTTCGGCGTCGAGGACGACGACGACATCACGATGCCGCCGCCACGCAACTACCGGAACGGCGCGTCGCTCGTGCAGTGGTACGCCGATCCCCGGGCCGGTTGCCGGTCCCTGCAGGACTTCAAGAAGATCAGCATCCTCGAGGTCAAGGGCTACTGCTACGGCTGGCACTTCTACCAGGCCGCCGACGCCGATCTGGTGGTGTCGTCCGACGACGCGCTGTTCGGCCACGCCGCCTTCCGGTACGTCGGCTACGCGCCGCGGATGTGGCAGTGGGCGACGCTCATGGGCCTGCGGAAGTTCCAGGAGATGGTCTTCACCGGCCGGCCCTTCACCGCCGCCGAGATGGCCGAGCTCAACTTCATCAACAGCGTCGTGCCCCGCGACCAGCTCGAGGACGAGACAGCCAAGTACGCGATGGCGTGCGCGAACAACCTGCCCACCGACACGGTGTTCGCGCAGAAGGTGTTCTTCGAGATCATGAAGCAGCACCAGGGCGAGCACATGGGCAGCCTGATCAGCGCCTGGCTCGAGTCCATGCGGGGGCCGCTCAAGCCCGACGCCGACCGGTCGGTCATCGGCCTCGACCGCGAGACGATGGAGTCGGGGCTGAACAACGCGGTCAAGGGCAACGACCGGAACTTCCCGCCCGAGTGGCGGCTCTCCAAGTCCGGACGGGAGCAGCCCGAGTGA
- a CDS encoding M24 family metallopeptidase, whose translation MAGTLTTEVQPDAAALRRERRERALAEMEADGIDVLILGREGNARYVAGAPRLWTAGSRPFTPGCVLVRATGDVHLLSTWDEGIPDDIPHEHLYGITFNPMNMVQVLQGVAGAATAARVATDSLTPMFAQLLPAAFPMAEIVDGEAAMRRARRIKTPAEVDEIRRSVAVAERCLAAAEAVLTAGTTERRLTGAFMEEMALAGVTTPSNQDVAWITSPEHPWRRGDRDAVVADGDVVVLGGGVVRGGYVGELARTHAVGGGHGPVLDRLAELRGELLAACRAGAPASALLDVYASGGVTPPPAPIARGLGLGFDLPIVAPDLPGTAAAEPLDVGVVFALTSFVWEPGTGAAIAVDPVHVTEHGAELLSSPAPSTSPTSAQEQA comes from the coding sequence ATGGCCGGCACCCTCACCACCGAGGTCCAGCCCGACGCCGCCGCCCTCCGGCGCGAGCGCCGGGAGCGGGCGCTGGCCGAGATGGAGGCGGACGGCATCGACGTCCTGATCCTGGGCCGCGAGGGCAACGCCCGGTACGTCGCCGGCGCCCCCCGCCTGTGGACCGCCGGCTCGCGCCCCTTCACCCCGGGCTGCGTGCTCGTGCGGGCGACCGGCGACGTGCACCTGCTGTCGACGTGGGACGAGGGCATCCCCGACGACATCCCCCACGAGCACCTCTACGGCATCACCTTCAACCCCATGAACATGGTGCAGGTGCTGCAGGGCGTCGCCGGCGCCGCGACGGCGGCGCGCGTCGCCACGGACTCGCTCACGCCGATGTTCGCCCAGCTGCTGCCGGCCGCGTTCCCGATGGCGGAGATCGTCGACGGCGAGGCGGCCATGCGGCGCGCCCGGCGCATCAAGACGCCGGCCGAGGTGGACGAGATCCGGCGGTCGGTGGCGGTGGCCGAGCGGTGCCTGGCGGCGGCCGAGGCGGTGCTCACCGCCGGCACCACCGAGCGCCGGCTCACCGGCGCGTTCATGGAGGAGATGGCCCTGGCCGGGGTCACGACCCCGTCGAACCAGGACGTCGCCTGGATCACCTCGCCCGAGCACCCGTGGCGGCGGGGCGACCGGGACGCGGTCGTGGCCGACGGCGACGTGGTCGTGCTGGGCGGCGGTGTGGTGCGCGGCGGCTACGTGGGCGAGCTCGCACGGACCCATGCGGTCGGCGGCGGACACGGCCCGGTCCTCGACCGCCTCGCCGAGCTGCGGGGCGAGCTGCTGGCGGCCTGCCGGGCCGGCGCACCGGCGAGCGCGCTGCTCGACGTGTACGCATCCGGCGGGGTCACCCCGCCGCCGGCGCCGATCGCCCGTGGGCTCGGCCTGGGCTTCGACCTCCCGATCGTCGCCCCCGACCTCCCGGGCACCGCCGCTGCGGAGCCGCTCGACGTGGGCGTCGTGTTCGCGCTGACGAGCTTCGTGTGGGAGCCCGGCACCGGTGCCGCCATCGCGGTCGACCCGGTGCACGTGACCGAGCACGGCGCCGAGCTGCTGAGCAGCCCCGCGCCATCGACCAGCCCGACGAGCGCACAGGAGCAGGCGTGA
- a CDS encoding M24 family metallopeptidase: MPAGLMERAAPARLPSSPDLGRMRADRIAKVRANMQQAGLDAVVLLGNTNVVYATGATWPLGDPGRANFEQPVAVVLADDEWPHLFTPLPDDPGLPADHVHGPVYLDLDEGVQRFERQLAELVPAGASIGVDEWTFAMARESSLLFSDGTPRDGGKAITKAKAVKTPDELAGLREALRITEQAIAEVQAAIAPGMRQVEMTATFLRAVFDAGADANTLDPIWQVMPPTMGDGPWTTHGDLACPLLTTERELQRGDVLWVDTSITHRGFHSDFGRTWIVGADPTPRQRAQFELWSDIVRAVLDVTCAGAAQSELTAAARAVAGDRTPWMPHFYLGHGLGIDAAEMPYVGSDLGEQFDAGHALEAGMVLVLEPLVWDDGAAGYRAEEVVVITEDGWEPMTDYPYDPF, from the coding sequence ATGCCCGCCGGCCTCATGGAGCGGGCCGCGCCGGCGCGGCTCCCCTCCTCCCCCGACCTCGGACGCATGCGGGCCGATCGGATCGCCAAGGTGCGGGCGAACATGCAGCAGGCGGGCCTCGACGCCGTCGTCCTGCTGGGCAACACGAACGTGGTCTACGCGACCGGCGCGACCTGGCCGCTCGGCGACCCGGGGCGGGCCAACTTCGAGCAGCCGGTCGCCGTGGTGCTGGCCGACGACGAGTGGCCCCACCTCTTCACGCCGCTGCCCGACGATCCCGGCCTGCCCGCCGACCACGTCCACGGGCCCGTGTACCTCGACCTCGACGAGGGCGTGCAGCGCTTCGAGCGCCAGCTCGCCGAGCTGGTGCCCGCCGGCGCCAGCATCGGCGTCGACGAGTGGACGTTCGCGATGGCCAGGGAGAGCTCGCTGCTCTTCTCCGACGGCACGCCGCGGGACGGCGGCAAGGCCATCACGAAGGCCAAGGCGGTCAAGACGCCCGACGAGCTGGCGGGGCTGCGCGAGGCGCTCCGCATCACCGAGCAGGCCATCGCAGAGGTGCAGGCGGCGATCGCCCCCGGGATGCGCCAGGTCGAGATGACCGCCACCTTCCTCCGGGCCGTCTTCGACGCCGGCGCCGACGCCAACACCCTCGACCCGATCTGGCAGGTGATGCCGCCCACCATGGGCGACGGCCCCTGGACGACCCACGGCGACCTCGCCTGCCCGCTGCTCACCACCGAGCGGGAGCTGCAGCGCGGCGACGTGCTGTGGGTCGACACGAGCATCACGCACCGGGGCTTCCACTCCGACTTCGGGAGGACGTGGATCGTCGGTGCGGACCCCACGCCGCGCCAGCGGGCTCAGTTCGAGCTCTGGTCCGACATCGTCCGCGCCGTCCTCGACGTCACCTGCGCCGGCGCGGCGCAGTCCGAGCTCACCGCCGCCGCACGGGCGGTCGCCGGCGACCGGACGCCGTGGATGCCGCACTTCTACCTGGGCCACGGCCTCGGCATCGACGCCGCCGAGATGCCGTACGTGGGCAGCGACCTCGGCGAGCAGTTCGACGCCGGCCACGCGCTCGAGGCCGGCATGGTCCTCGTGCTCGAGCCGCTCGTGTGGGACGACGGCGCCGCCGGCTACCGCGCCGAGGAGGTCGTCGTCATCACCGAGGACGGCTGGGAGCCCATGACCGACTACCCCTACGACCCGTTCTGA
- a CDS encoding CaiB/BaiF CoA-transferase family protein has translation MSSDAAVRPLAGLEVVDLSSWIAGAYCSRLLADAGAAVTRVEPDGGHPLRTWSASGESAGALHRHLTDGLAERPADELDDVLATAGACVWSPGAALDPLAIRTAHPHLTVVAISPFGLDTPWSDRPATEFTLQAWSGGIIGLGRGAADLPPVHVGGQVGEWLAGAYAAVGLLAALRDGGGELVDVSMLEVQAMCLTYYPVTFHDSFGRPMRKRRALTVPGVAAASDGLVGLGVGTGQQWLDFCVMAGHPEWAEDASLFTERGALAGQIDEWVGGQTVAEVLDTASAFRIPNAPIVDGANAPTIEHLREREVFRTAEDGTVRPRPPFRITTPTGAGPAPTPRSAPAPRSVPGTWGVRPGPREQNGRGSPFRGLRVLDMTAYWAGPSASHLLALLGAEVVHLESARRPDGARLVGGRSQDLDRYWEQGPIFAALNTNKKSLTLDFAKPEGLDLLRRFIATCDVVIENFTPRVLDQLGFTYESLRELRDDLIVVRMPGFGLDGPWRDNAAFAFVIEDASGLTWMTGHPEQHPVEPYCTGDSNAGLHAAYGLLLALAQRDATGTGCQVEAAMVDAALSITAEQVVEHSTSGVRLARDGNRGPAAAPQNLYECADADEYGREPARVAVAVATDEQWTALRGALGDPDWAADPSLDDHAGRRAAHDLIDDRLREWCASRTADEVIGALWSAGVPVGRVLQPHRQPELPPLQARGFFEELDHPVMGPARYSTIPFRLGGRPEALHRRHAPLLGEHTAELLGELGLGPAELAQLEADGVIATALEGAA, from the coding sequence GTGAGCTCCGACGCAGCGGTCCGGCCGCTCGCAGGGCTCGAGGTCGTCGACCTGTCGAGCTGGATCGCCGGCGCGTACTGCAGCCGGCTCCTCGCCGACGCCGGCGCCGCCGTCACGCGGGTCGAGCCCGACGGCGGCCACCCGCTGCGGACCTGGTCGGCCTCGGGCGAGTCCGCCGGCGCGCTGCACCGGCACCTGACCGACGGGCTCGCCGAGCGCCCGGCGGACGAGCTCGACGACGTCCTGGCCACGGCGGGAGCGTGCGTGTGGTCGCCCGGGGCCGCGTTGGACCCCCTCGCGATCCGGACCGCCCACCCGCACCTCACCGTCGTGGCCATCTCCCCCTTCGGGCTCGACACGCCCTGGAGCGACCGTCCCGCCACCGAGTTCACCCTGCAGGCCTGGTCCGGCGGGATCATCGGCCTGGGCCGCGGCGCCGCCGACCTGCCACCCGTGCACGTCGGTGGCCAGGTCGGCGAGTGGCTCGCCGGCGCCTACGCCGCGGTCGGGCTGCTGGCGGCCCTGCGCGACGGGGGCGGTGAGCTCGTCGACGTCTCGATGCTCGAGGTCCAGGCGATGTGCCTCACCTACTACCCCGTCACCTTCCACGACTCGTTCGGCCGTCCGATGCGCAAGCGCCGCGCCCTCACCGTCCCGGGCGTCGCAGCCGCGAGCGACGGGCTCGTCGGGCTCGGGGTCGGCACCGGCCAGCAGTGGCTCGACTTCTGCGTGATGGCCGGCCACCCCGAGTGGGCCGAGGACGCCTCCCTGTTCACCGAGCGCGGCGCCCTCGCCGGGCAGATCGACGAGTGGGTCGGCGGGCAGACCGTGGCCGAGGTGCTCGACACGGCCTCCGCGTTCCGCATCCCCAACGCCCCGATCGTCGACGGCGCCAACGCCCCGACGATCGAGCACCTCCGCGAGCGCGAGGTGTTCCGCACCGCCGAGGACGGGACCGTCCGGCCCCGACCGCCGTTCCGTATCACGACCCCGACCGGCGCCGGTCCCGCCCCCACGCCACGTTCTGCCCCCGCGCCACGTTCTGTTCCCGGGACCTGGGGCGTTCGCCCCGGTCCTCGGGAACAGAACGGGCGGGGGTCGCCGTTCCGCGGGTTGCGCGTGCTGGACATGACCGCGTACTGGGCCGGCCCGTCGGCCAGCCACCTGCTCGCCCTGCTGGGCGCCGAGGTCGTGCACCTCGAGTCGGCCCGCCGCCCCGACGGCGCCCGCCTGGTCGGCGGCCGGTCCCAGGACCTCGACCGGTACTGGGAGCAGGGCCCGATCTTCGCCGCCCTCAACACCAACAAGAAGAGCCTCACGCTCGACTTCGCCAAGCCCGAGGGGCTCGACCTCCTCCGCCGCTTCATCGCCACGTGCGACGTGGTGATCGAGAACTTCACGCCGCGGGTGCTCGATCAGCTGGGCTTCACCTACGAGTCGCTCCGGGAGCTGCGCGACGACCTGATCGTGGTCAGGATGCCCGGCTTCGGGCTCGACGGGCCGTGGCGCGACAACGCCGCCTTCGCCTTCGTCATCGAGGACGCGTCGGGCCTCACCTGGATGACCGGGCACCCCGAGCAGCACCCGGTCGAGCCGTACTGCACCGGCGACTCGAACGCCGGGCTGCACGCTGCCTACGGGCTGCTCCTCGCCCTCGCCCAGCGCGACGCGACCGGCACCGGCTGCCAGGTCGAGGCGGCGATGGTCGACGCCGCGCTCAGCATCACCGCGGAGCAGGTGGTCGAGCACTCGACGAGCGGCGTCCGCCTGGCGCGCGACGGCAACCGGGGTCCCGCGGCGGCCCCCCAGAACCTCTACGAGTGCGCCGACGCCGACGAGTACGGCCGCGAACCGGCCCGGGTGGCCGTTGCGGTCGCCACCGACGAGCAGTGGACGGCGCTGCGTGGCGCCCTCGGCGACCCCGACTGGGCCGCGGACCCCTCGCTCGACGACCACGCCGGCCGCCGGGCCGCGCACGACCTGATCGACGACCGGCTGCGCGAGTGGTGCGCGTCGAGGACTGCGGACGAGGTCATCGGGGCGCTCTGGAGCGCCGGCGTGCCGGTCGGGCGGGTCCTGCAACCGCACCGCCAGCCCGAGCTGCCGCCGCTGCAGGCGCGGGGCTTCTTCGAGGAGCTCGACCACCCGGTCATGGGACCGGCGCGGTACAGCACGATCCCGTTCCGCCTCGGCGGACGGCCCGAGGCGCTGCACCGGCGTCACGCTCCGCTCCTCGGCGAGCACACCGCCGAGCTGCTCGGCGAGCTGGGGCTCGGGCCGGCGGAGCTGGCGCAGCTCGAGGCCGACGGCGTGATCGCCACGGCCCTGGAGGGCGCCGCATGA
- a CDS encoding FAD-dependent oxidoreductase, translating into MTADAAPAHEWDHEVDVVIVGSGGGGMVAALAAADAGASAVVLEKRDLIGGSTAMSGGVVWIPDNPLLRADGVADSYEDAMAHFEAVVGDVGACSSPERRSAFLTSGPEMVTFLQEQGVRFERCVGYSDYYSDEKGGLATGRSIEPEPWDGRRLGALEPRLQPGLAAGVGLAVKTNEVRTLAHWNRTPRAFGTATRVITRTWAAKARRRHLLTNGAALIGQMLAIAQDRGVPVWTDCPATDLVVEDGRVVGVRATRDGEPITIRARRGVLLAAGGFSHNAEMRREHAPDRRQQPRWSIANPGDTGDALQAAMALGAQTDLMDEAWWLPTPRGGKFGQSTLVDARFRPGAIFVDAEGHRFVNEANSYMEIGRAMYERDRTAQAVPCWLVFDDGYRRRYSHGLSRPGKLPKGLIESGTLKRADTIEALAAECGIDPAGLAAEVARFNREAEHGRDPEHGRGSSAYNRAMGDPGHRPNPSLGPLARAPFYAVEVVPSDIGTCGGLVTDADARVLGPDDAPIPGLYATGNITATVMGRRYLGAGASIANTMVFGYRAVRHATSPPTD; encoded by the coding sequence ATGACCGCCGACGCCGCACCGGCGCACGAGTGGGACCACGAAGTCGACGTCGTCATCGTCGGTTCGGGCGGCGGCGGCATGGTCGCGGCGCTCGCCGCCGCCGATGCGGGCGCGAGCGCCGTCGTGCTGGAGAAGCGCGACCTCATCGGCGGCTCGACGGCCATGTCGGGCGGGGTGGTCTGGATCCCCGACAACCCGCTGCTCCGCGCCGACGGCGTGGCCGACTCCTACGAGGACGCCATGGCCCACTTCGAGGCCGTCGTCGGCGACGTCGGGGCCTGCTCGTCGCCCGAGCGCCGCAGCGCCTTCCTCACCTCCGGACCCGAGATGGTGACGTTCCTGCAGGAGCAGGGCGTCCGCTTCGAGCGGTGCGTCGGCTACAGCGACTACTACTCCGACGAGAAGGGCGGGCTCGCCACCGGTCGTTCCATCGAGCCCGAACCGTGGGACGGCCGGCGGCTCGGCGCCCTCGAGCCGCGCCTCCAGCCCGGGCTCGCCGCCGGCGTCGGCCTGGCGGTCAAGACCAACGAGGTCCGCACGCTCGCGCACTGGAACCGGACGCCGCGGGCCTTCGGTACCGCCACCCGGGTCATCACCCGGACCTGGGCCGCGAAGGCCCGGCGCCGGCACCTGCTCACCAACGGCGCGGCGCTGATCGGCCAGATGCTCGCCATCGCCCAGGACCGGGGCGTGCCGGTGTGGACCGACTGCCCGGCCACCGACCTCGTGGTCGAGGACGGGCGCGTCGTGGGCGTGCGGGCCACGCGTGACGGCGAACCGATCACGATCCGGGCCCGGCGTGGCGTCCTGCTGGCCGCCGGCGGGTTCTCGCACAACGCCGAGATGCGCCGCGAGCACGCCCCCGACCGGCGCCAGCAGCCGCGTTGGTCGATCGCCAACCCGGGCGACACCGGGGACGCGCTGCAGGCCGCCATGGCCCTGGGAGCGCAGACCGATCTCATGGACGAGGCCTGGTGGCTGCCCACGCCGCGCGGCGGCAAGTTCGGCCAGTCGACGCTGGTCGACGCCCGGTTCCGACCCGGCGCGATCTTCGTCGACGCCGAGGGCCACCGGTTCGTGAACGAGGCCAACTCGTACATGGAGATCGGCCGGGCCATGTACGAGCGCGACCGCACCGCGCAGGCGGTGCCCTGCTGGCTCGTGTTCGACGACGGCTACCGGCGCCGCTACTCCCACGGTCTGTCGCGCCCCGGCAAGCTGCCGAAGGGCCTCATCGAGAGCGGCACGCTGAAGCGGGCCGACACCATCGAGGCGCTGGCGGCGGAGTGCGGCATCGACCCCGCCGGGCTGGCGGCCGAGGTCGCCCGGTTCAACCGCGAGGCCGAGCACGGCCGCGATCCCGAGCACGGTCGCGGGTCGTCGGCGTACAACCGCGCGATGGGCGACCCGGGCCACCGGCCCAACCCGTCGCTCGGACCGCTCGCGAGGGCGCCGTTCTACGCCGTCGAGGTGGTGCCGTCCGACATCGGCACGTGCGGCGGCCTCGTCACCGACGCCGACGCCCGCGTGCTCGGCCCCGACGACGCCCCGATCCCCGGCCTCTACGCCACCGGCAACATCACGGCCACGGTGATGGGACGGCGCTACCTCGGCGCCGGGGCGAGCATCGCCAACACGATGGTGTTCGGCTACCGGGCCGTCCGCCACGCCACCAGCCCACCGACCGACTGA
- a CDS encoding cytochrome P450 — protein MTDTNTTDATTGAAGEGAAPADADYFRSGRLIRDPYPYWDALRAECPVHQEPHEGVYMVTGYDEALAVYHDPGTFSSVNSVIGPFGKFPVPLEGDDLTELIEEHRGALPFTDQLPSFDPPRHTEHRSLLMRLFTPRRLQENEEAMGRISNELIDGFAASGACEFVGDFASPMAMLVIADLLGVPEEDRGRFRDQLAAPSTSGKAGVDHSPLEFLYETFRTYIEDRRANPRDDVLTRIAQATFSDGSTPTVTDVMLLASNLFAAGQETTVRLLTYSLQKLAEDPELQARLRAEPDAIPNFIEEALRFESPIKGDFRLAKRTTEVGGVTIPAGSTVMVINGAANRDETKFECPNEFRPDRPDAREHMAFGHGVHFCIGAALARAEGRITVECMLDRLDDIRISEEHHGPAGDRRYRYVPTYMLRGLSQLHLEFAPAGS, from the coding sequence ATGACCGACACGAACACGACCGACGCGACCACCGGGGCAGCGGGCGAGGGCGCGGCGCCGGCCGATGCGGACTACTTCCGGTCCGGCCGCCTGATCCGCGACCCCTACCCGTACTGGGACGCGCTGCGCGCCGAGTGCCCGGTGCACCAGGAGCCGCACGAGGGCGTCTACATGGTCACGGGCTACGACGAGGCGCTCGCCGTCTACCACGACCCCGGCACGTTCTCGTCGGTGAACTCCGTGATCGGCCCGTTCGGGAAGTTCCCCGTGCCGCTCGAGGGCGACGACCTCACCGAGCTGATCGAGGAGCACCGCGGCGCCCTGCCCTTCACGGACCAGCTGCCCTCGTTCGACCCGCCCAGGCACACCGAGCACCGCAGCCTGCTGATGCGGCTGTTCACGCCCCGCCGCCTCCAGGAGAACGAGGAGGCGATGGGCCGGATCTCGAACGAGCTGATCGACGGGTTCGCCGCATCGGGGGCCTGCGAGTTCGTCGGTGACTTCGCGTCGCCCATGGCGATGCTGGTGATCGCCGACCTGCTCGGCGTGCCCGAGGAGGACCGCGGTCGCTTCCGCGACCAGCTCGCCGCGCCGTCGACGAGCGGCAAGGCCGGCGTCGACCACTCCCCCCTCGAGTTCCTGTACGAGACCTTCCGCACCTACATCGAGGACCGCCGGGCGAACCCACGCGACGACGTGCTGACCCGGATCGCACAGGCCACGTTCTCCGACGGCTCGACCCCCACCGTCACCGACGTGATGCTGCTCGCCTCGAACCTGTTCGCCGCCGGGCAGGAGACCACCGTCCGGCTGCTCACCTACTCGCTGCAGAAGCTGGCCGAAGACCCGGAGCTCCAGGCCCGGCTCCGCGCCGAGCCCGACGCCATCCCCAACTTCATCGAGGAGGCCCTGCGGTTCGAGAGCCCCATCAAGGGCGACTTCCGCCTCGCAAAGCGCACCACCGAGGTCGGCGGCGTGACGATCCCCGCCGGGTCCACGGTCATGGTGATCAACGGCGCCGCCAACCGCGACGAGACCAAGTTCGAGTGCCCGAACGAGTTCCGCCCCGATCGCCCCGACGCCCGGGAGCACATGGCCTTCGGCCACGGCGTCCACTTCTGCATCGGCGCTGCGCTCGCCCGGGCCGAGGGCCGCATCACGGTGGAGTGCATGCTCGACCGCCTCGACGACATCCGCATCTCCGAGGAGCACCACGGCCCCGCCGGCGACCGCCGCTACCGGTACGTTCCCACCTACATGTTGCGAGGCCTGTCCCAGCTCCACCTCGAGTTCGCCCCGGCGGGCAGCTGA
- a CDS encoding SDR family NAD(P)-dependent oxidoreductase: MGELDGKVAIVTGGANGIGRATVELFVAEGAGVVIADLDEDAGTALADGLGDAAAFVRTDVGDRDSIEAAVDRAVQRFGGLHVMYNNAGVSGVPRRFLKDTLADFDQVIGVSLLGVMLGSQAAARRMVEQGTGGAIVNTASLAGITPGAGVMSYRVAKAGVIHFTRCLALEVAEHGIRANVVAPANIATAINAGFDMGRTIEVTQPLASHGTPEDAAQAALYLASDRARQVTGTVLPVDGGTSVGIPVQRMAEIMRPRTPPTDP; the protein is encoded by the coding sequence GTGGGTGAGCTCGACGGCAAGGTCGCGATCGTCACCGGCGGCGCCAACGGGATCGGGAGGGCGACCGTCGAGCTGTTCGTCGCCGAGGGCGCCGGCGTGGTGATCGCCGACCTGGACGAGGACGCCGGCACCGCCCTGGCCGACGGGCTCGGCGACGCGGCTGCGTTCGTCCGCACCGACGTGGGCGACCGGGACTCGATCGAGGCGGCCGTCGACCGGGCCGTCCAGCGCTTCGGCGGCCTGCACGTCATGTACAACAACGCCGGCGTGTCGGGCGTGCCCCGCCGGTTCCTCAAGGACACGCTCGCCGACTTCGACCAGGTGATCGGCGTGTCGCTGCTCGGGGTGATGCTCGGGAGCCAGGCCGCCGCCCGCCGGATGGTCGAACAGGGCACCGGCGGCGCCATCGTCAACACCGCGTCGCTCGCCGGGATCACCCCGGGCGCCGGCGTCATGTCGTACCGCGTCGCCAAGGCCGGGGTCATCCACTTCACCCGCTGCCTGGCGCTCGAGGTGGCCGAGCACGGGATCCGGGCCAACGTCGTCGCGCCCGCCAACATCGCCACCGCGATCAACGCCGGCTTCGACATGGGCCGGACGATCGAGGTGACCCAACCGCTCGCCAGCCACGGCACCCCCGAGGACGCGGCCCAGGCCGCGCTCTACCTCGCGTCGGACCGGGCCCGGCAGGTGACCGGCACCGTGCTGCCCGTCGACGGCGGCACCTCGGTCGGCATCCCGGTGCAGCGGATGGCCGAGATCATGCGGCCCCGGACGCCGCCCACGGACCCGTAG